One genomic segment of Vibrio penaeicida includes these proteins:
- a CDS encoding amino acid adenylation domain-containing protein yields the protein MRIEEKEIFDAHHNIPTSPRYNLGAREEIKGDLDVERYLESVSSIISEEEAFSYRFIEDSSGTYKERLINENYWDIETFDLSQLSESDLKKEVERISNEIILTPFELQSPPLYRLRVLSCSFDRFFLIHAWHHIIMDGKGFNLFHQRVNEQYNGIESPFKKVASDDVECKVSRYWNSERRRKDEVYWKDFVRKPLDFLRPNNRLPSLNPTQRKQCKLSRELWEKLESKSESNIQFYLMLAIQLCFSDSLGRKGITFGIPTHRRTDAKSKNEIAHFAGLSLVKSQVQPSDSIKDALKKLKEHSKKSYKHQRYPLANLIRELAFKTNQQNQFYDVLFSFETMPFYCNYGDSNGKIYGLCNQNELSPVSIYYRKNNRQEPPVIDIKINKDYFNHVESDTLTHRFLSILTYLSSSDESTTIRDIPILSKDEIRKYSQLKKTIEPHSNLFDKIDYHSDKTPNKTAVIDCNGHSYSYQKLSQDIRVVASNLQSLGITTNSRVALYFSRNYEMLVLMLATNWLGASYTPVSLDQPAVRASFIFEQLDPTVIVTDSEPCPSSAESTYHYSQFFEQNTRNESDRYRGTYRAYILFTSGSTGQPKGVSISNTARDHFLNAVCKKLSLDNTCIIPSLASASFDISILEMFAPIFVGAKTLLLKEKTQSSARQLAKLLNLHSPTHIQATPTAWLMLLETDWTPSPNSVAIIGGEAVPQELIKSLQNAGMKCWNAYGPTESTVWVMLHEIETLSCTDPITPIGGLLDGCQAYVYDEHQRLLPPHALGELILSGKTLAEDYFKQREKTKEAFFVNQRGERCYRTGDIVRLRDDGNFDFIGRKDNQCKIDGYRIELGEIENVILSHSKVSRAAVLVVTKNQNKQLIGFISNHSFDDEFKKHLESSLPNHMIPKEFIRVWDWPSNTSGKTDRNALINLYKAMPKHPTQKVNSSKNADTSLVERCWETILGHLSDPHMNFFDAGGNSYKALMLQKQIESELGCTLSDTFVFENPTLETMKKVISDQRNVSPTHSTSTVPVKSKRRPTSRRTQRIKEES from the coding sequence TTGAGAATTGAAGAAAAAGAAATATTTGATGCACACCATAATATTCCCACCAGCCCTAGGTATAACTTAGGTGCACGAGAGGAAATAAAAGGAGATCTTGATGTAGAAAGATACCTTGAGTCAGTATCATCTATTATTTCTGAGGAAGAAGCATTTTCATATCGTTTCATTGAAGATTCGAGTGGAACCTATAAAGAAAGATTGATCAACGAGAATTATTGGGATATTGAAACTTTTGATTTAAGTCAATTATCAGAATCAGATTTAAAAAAAGAAGTAGAGCGTATTTCGAATGAAATTATATTAACCCCCTTCGAATTGCAGTCTCCCCCACTTTATAGATTAAGGGTTTTGAGTTGCTCGTTCGACCGCTTTTTCCTTATTCACGCTTGGCATCATATTATAATGGATGGTAAGGGGTTTAACCTTTTTCACCAACGCGTCAATGAACAATACAATGGTATTGAGTCCCCTTTTAAAAAGGTAGCTAGCGATGATGTGGAGTGCAAAGTATCTCGGTACTGGAATTCAGAACGCCGTAGAAAAGACGAAGTCTACTGGAAAGATTTCGTTCGTAAACCTCTTGATTTCTTACGTCCAAACAATAGATTACCATCATTAAACCCTACACAAAGAAAGCAGTGTAAACTCTCTAGAGAGCTGTGGGAAAAACTAGAAAGTAAATCCGAAAGTAATATTCAGTTTTATCTTATGTTGGCAATTCAACTCTGTTTTTCGGATAGTTTAGGTCGGAAAGGGATTACCTTTGGGATCCCTACACACCGAAGGACTGATGCTAAGTCAAAAAATGAAATTGCGCATTTCGCAGGGTTATCTTTGGTCAAAAGTCAAGTTCAGCCTAGCGATAGTATTAAGGATGCTCTAAAAAAACTAAAAGAACATTCAAAAAAGAGCTATAAACACCAAAGGTATCCACTCGCTAACTTAATTAGAGAATTGGCATTCAAAACAAATCAACAAAACCAATTCTATGACGTATTATTTTCATTTGAGACAATGCCTTTTTATTGTAACTACGGGGACTCAAATGGAAAAATATATGGTCTATGTAATCAAAATGAATTGTCTCCGGTCTCCATCTATTATAGAAAAAACAATCGACAAGAACCTCCAGTTATTGACATAAAAATAAATAAAGACTATTTCAATCATGTCGAATCCGATACTTTAACTCATCGATTTCTATCCATATTAACGTATTTATCATCATCAGATGAAAGTACAACTATTCGTGACATCCCTATCCTTTCTAAGGATGAAATCAGAAAGTACTCTCAATTAAAAAAAACCATAGAACCTCATTCAAATTTATTCGATAAGATTGATTATCACTCTGATAAAACGCCTAACAAGACGGCGGTAATAGATTGCAATGGGCATTCTTATAGTTATCAAAAATTATCCCAAGATATTAGGGTGGTCGCATCGAATCTACAATCACTCGGTATCACAACTAACAGCCGCGTTGCATTGTATTTCAGCCGAAATTACGAAATGCTGGTATTAATGCTGGCAACAAATTGGTTGGGGGCAAGTTATACCCCTGTTTCATTGGATCAACCTGCCGTTCGAGCCAGTTTCATATTTGAACAACTAGACCCCACTGTCATAGTGACGGACAGTGAACCATGCCCTAGTAGCGCCGAATCTACCTATCACTATTCTCAGTTTTTTGAACAAAACACACGCAACGAGTCGGACCGATATCGAGGCACATACCGTGCTTATATTTTGTTTACTTCAGGTTCGACGGGGCAACCCAAAGGCGTCTCGATCTCAAATACGGCTCGTGACCATTTTCTCAATGCCGTGTGTAAAAAGCTCTCTTTAGACAATACTTGTATCATCCCGTCTCTTGCCTCAGCCAGTTTTGATATTTCTATACTGGAAATGTTTGCCCCAATCTTTGTTGGTGCTAAAACATTATTATTAAAGGAGAAAACGCAAAGCTCAGCTCGGCAACTAGCGAAACTTTTAAATCTACACTCTCCGACGCATATTCAGGCCACGCCCACTGCTTGGTTAATGCTACTGGAAACCGACTGGACCCCTTCTCCAAATTCCGTCGCCATTATCGGTGGTGAAGCGGTACCTCAAGAGCTTATAAAATCACTTCAGAATGCCGGGATGAAATGCTGGAATGCCTATGGTCCCACGGAATCAACCGTTTGGGTTATGCTCCATGAAATCGAAACGCTCTCATGTACGGATCCTATAACACCAATAGGCGGCCTACTCGATGGCTGTCAAGCCTACGTTTATGACGAGCACCAAAGACTTCTTCCACCTCACGCCCTCGGTGAACTTATCTTATCTGGAAAGACGCTGGCGGAAGACTACTTCAAACAACGAGAGAAAACGAAAGAAGCGTTTTTTGTTAATCAACGCGGGGAGCGATGCTATCGGACTGGCGACATTGTACGTTTAAGAGACGACGGCAACTTTGACTTTATCGGTAGAAAAGACAACCAATGCAAGATAGATGGATACCGAATTGAACTGGGTGAAATAGAAAATGTGATCCTCTCGCACTCCAAAGTCAGCCGCGCAGCCGTGTTAGTAGTAACCAAAAATCAAAACAAACAATTGATCGGCTTCATTTCGAATCATTCATTTGACGACGAGTTTAAGAAGCACCTTGAGTCTTCTCTTCCCAACCACATGATCCCCAAAGAGTTTATCCGCGTTTGGGATTGGCCAAGCAACACCAGTGGTAAAACAGATCGAAACGCGCTGATCAACCTGTATAAAGCGATGCCAAAACACCCTACGCAAAAGGTCAACTCCTCGAAGAATGCGGATACCTCTCTCGTTGAACGTTGTTGGGAAACCATTCTTGGTCATCTCTCCGACCCACACATGAACTTCTTTGATGCTGGAGGCAATTCGTACAAAGCACTCATGCTTCAGAAGCAAATCGAAAGTGAACTGGGATGCACGCTGAGTGACACATTTGTGTTTGAAAACCCAACACTCGAAACGATGAAAAAAGTCATCTCCGACCAACGGAACGTATCACCAACCCATTCAACCTCCACCGTACCGGTGAAAAGTAAGCGCCGTCCAACCAGCAGAAGAACGCAACGTATCAAGGAAGAATCTTAA
- a CDS encoding 3-oxoacid CoA-transferase subunit B, translated as MMTNLNKAEIRQRIAKRVAQEFADGDVVNLGIGLPTLVANEVSDDIEILFQAENGLLGVGEMASEANIDPDLVNAGAQAITALDCACYFNSADSFAIIRGGHVDATVLGALEVDEQGNLANWIVPGKMVPGMGGAMDLVVGAKKVIIAMEHTAKGKPKILKNCTLPLTAVNQVNLIVTELGVFEITPEGIVITEIASDVDVDTIQTITEAPLLISPSLKPMNAA; from the coding sequence ATCATGACCAATTTGAACAAAGCCGAAATACGACAACGCATAGCCAAGCGCGTCGCTCAAGAATTTGCCGATGGTGATGTGGTTAACCTAGGCATTGGCCTTCCCACATTAGTGGCAAACGAAGTCAGTGATGATATAGAGATTTTGTTTCAAGCAGAAAATGGGCTGCTCGGTGTAGGTGAAATGGCAAGCGAAGCCAATATAGACCCCGATTTGGTGAACGCAGGTGCTCAAGCTATTACAGCGCTAGACTGCGCATGCTATTTCAATAGTGCCGACTCATTTGCCATTATCCGCGGTGGTCATGTCGATGCCACCGTTTTGGGTGCACTAGAAGTGGACGAACAAGGCAATCTGGCCAACTGGATAGTGCCGGGGAAAATGGTGCCGGGTATGGGAGGTGCGATGGATTTAGTCGTCGGGGCCAAGAAAGTCATCATAGCAATGGAACATACCGCCAAAGGCAAACCCAAAATACTCAAAAACTGCACATTACCGCTCACCGCTGTCAATCAGGTGAATTTGATTGTGACCGAGCTTGGCGTTTTTGAGATAACCCCTGAAGGTATTGTCATCACCGAAATAGCCAGCGACGTGGATGTCGACACGATCCAAACGATCACAGAAGCACCTTTATTAATTAGCCCGTCCTTAAAACCAATGAATGCGGCGTAA
- a CDS encoding CoA transferase subunit A: MKKKIEKSGVASLLKDDMTIMIGGFMSTGAPEGLIDLLIENNIRDITLISTDTGYPEHGVSRLIAQKRVKKLYASHIGLNPETGAQMNSGELEVELVPQGTLAERIRAGGAGLGGVLTPTGLGTLVAEGKRTVEVDGESFLLETPLKADLALIRGSKVDARGNVFYNKTTQNFNPIMATAAETVIVEAIEIVDVGEIQPEAIHTPSLYVDHIYQQGSLS, translated from the coding sequence ATGAAGAAAAAAATAGAGAAATCAGGCGTTGCCTCTCTCCTAAAAGATGACATGACGATCATGATCGGTGGGTTTATGTCGACGGGCGCACCAGAGGGTTTGATTGATTTATTGATTGAAAATAACATTCGAGACATCACATTAATCAGCACCGACACTGGTTATCCGGAACACGGTGTCAGCCGACTGATCGCCCAAAAGCGAGTAAAAAAGCTCTACGCTTCCCACATCGGGTTAAACCCTGAAACAGGGGCACAGATGAATTCGGGCGAGCTGGAAGTTGAGCTTGTTCCTCAGGGCACTCTAGCTGAAAGGATAAGAGCTGGTGGGGCTGGTTTGGGTGGCGTATTAACCCCAACTGGGCTAGGCACCTTAGTGGCAGAGGGAAAAAGAACGGTGGAGGTCGATGGAGAATCTTTTCTGTTAGAGACGCCACTTAAAGCCGATTTGGCGCTGATTCGCGGCTCCAAAGTCGATGCACGCGGCAATGTCTTCTACAACAAAACCACCCAGAACTTTAACCCTATCATGGCAACCGCCGCAGAGACCGTGATTGTTGAAGCGATAGAGATCGTCGATGTAGGCGAAATCCAACCAGAAGCTATCCACACCCCAAGCTTATATGTCGACCACATCTACCAGCAAGGATCTCTATCATGA
- a CDS encoding acetyl-CoA C-acetyltransferase encodes MEAIYIVAAKRTPIGNFNGGLSPLSAVELGAHAIKAAITQSNIAPENIDEVIVGNVLSAGSGMGPGRQASIKAGIPSSVPAYTLNMICGSGMKALTDAASHIRAGDAQVVMTCGMESMSNAGFVVSGDNRRGHRIGNQTMVDTIMHDGLTDAFHQYPMGITAENIVEKLNLSREEQDQYALQSQLKAVRAQDEGRFDQEIAPITVVTRRKETVVAQDEFPKRDCTLEQLQALRPAFSKSGSVTAGNASGINDGASAILLASETAVKQLGLTPLAELVEYGQAGIEPEIMGLGPVNAIANTLKKAHMSLNQIDCFELNEAFAAQSLGVIKQLSEQHDISKDWILERSNSNGGAIALGHPIGASGNRVVTTLVYELNRSKANIGLASLCIGGGMGTAVILKRIGA; translated from the coding sequence ATGGAAGCCATTTATATCGTTGCGGCAAAACGCACACCTATTGGAAATTTCAACGGTGGTCTGTCGCCACTCAGTGCGGTGGAGCTTGGTGCTCATGCGATCAAAGCCGCTATCACGCAATCCAATATTGCCCCCGAGAATATCGATGAAGTGATTGTCGGCAATGTGCTTTCCGCCGGAAGTGGAATGGGACCGGGCAGGCAGGCTTCCATTAAGGCAGGCATACCTTCGTCTGTACCCGCTTACACGCTCAACATGATATGTGGTAGTGGAATGAAAGCCCTGACCGATGCCGCTAGCCATATTCGAGCAGGCGATGCTCAAGTCGTCATGACCTGCGGTATGGAAAGCATGTCTAACGCTGGATTTGTTGTTTCTGGTGATAATCGCCGTGGGCACAGAATTGGCAATCAAACTATGGTGGACACCATCATGCATGATGGGCTAACGGATGCGTTCCATCAATACCCTATGGGCATCACCGCAGAGAACATTGTCGAAAAGCTGAACCTTTCTCGCGAAGAGCAAGACCAATACGCACTCCAAAGCCAACTTAAAGCCGTTCGCGCCCAAGATGAAGGCAGATTTGATCAAGAAATAGCGCCCATCACCGTAGTAACCCGCCGAAAAGAAACGGTTGTTGCGCAAGATGAATTCCCCAAACGCGACTGCACGTTGGAACAACTGCAAGCACTGCGCCCTGCCTTTAGTAAATCCGGCTCTGTCACCGCTGGTAATGCTTCTGGCATCAATGACGGAGCATCCGCAATATTACTGGCGAGTGAAACTGCCGTTAAGCAATTGGGGCTCACACCATTAGCTGAGCTTGTTGAATATGGTCAAGCAGGCATTGAGCCGGAAATCATGGGGCTTGGTCCAGTCAATGCCATTGCCAATACGCTTAAGAAAGCACATATGAGCCTCAATCAAATTGACTGTTTTGAGCTTAACGAAGCGTTTGCTGCACAATCTCTGGGCGTCATCAAACAGCTTAGTGAGCAGCACGACATTTCCAAAGATTGGATTCTTGAACGTAGTAATTCCAACGGAGGCGCAATTGCGCTGGGGCATCCAATTGGAGCATCCGGCAACCGAGTCGTGACTACATTGGTGTATGAGCTCAATCGCTCAAAAGCAAATATAGGCTTGGCGTCTTTGTGTATTGGTGGTGGCATGGGAACCGCTGTCATTTTAAAGCGAATCGGGGCATAG